The genome window GAAATTTCCCATAAGCTAGCGATACTCAACCTGAGAGTGTTACTTGGATCTTCAAGAAGTTCTGCTGCTTTAGAACTTAATTGTTTACTGTCTTCCAAGTACCAGAGAAAAGTATGGGTATCCAGTAGAATATTCATGTTCACATATAATCCTTTAAATCTTCGAGAGGTTCATCAAAATCATCAGACATCCAGATTTTACCTTTCCAAATTCCAAGTCCCCCTCGCTTTGTCGGCTTTTCTTGATTAGAGTTTTTAGCCTGCTTTTCGATCAAAAACTCAATATAATGAAGCACTTCTGTCTGAAGAGACTCAGGGAGTTCTGCTAATTTTTCTAAAATGACTGGCTGTATCATGGTTTCTACTTGCGATCGCAACGCATCTACTCCATTAAAGCACCAACACCCAATGTCAGCAACAGAATACCCCATGATCTAGCCCGATCGCCCCCGCCTCCCAAATCCCGTGAAGCGAAGCTATTCCGTTCGCGAAGCGTTCCCGAATGGTAGGGAATCGCCCAAAATCGCACTGACACCATCCTTATTTTGCAACTTGCCTAAAATTACCCGATCGACTATTGTTCCTAGTAGATATGATCTTCATATAACAACCAACAAAAACATGACAGCAATATTACCGCCTTGGATAGTTTTAGACTCCCTATTGCACAACTGGCTACTAGAAGATATCGGTAGGGGCGATCGCACAACATCGGCCTTATTTCCAGCAAACAGCATCCAGGGTACTGCTAAATGGATTGTCAAAGAAGCTGGAGTCATTGCCGGATTGCCAATTGCCGATCGCACATTTAAACTTTTAGACAGCAGCCTCAGTTTCATCCCCCAAGTACCAGAAGGGAAATTGTGCGACAAAGGAGAAGTAATTGCCGAGATTTCGGGCAATTTCGATGCGCTGCTAACCGGAGAAAGAGTAGCTTTAAACTTGGCAATGCGTTTGAGCGGCATCGCTACTTTAACTCAGAAATATGTTGACAAAATTGCCGATTTGCCCGTGCAATTGGTGGATACGCGCAAGACAACGCCGGGGTTGAGATTGTTGGAAAAATACGCGACTCAAATCGGCGGTGCTTGCAATCACCGGATGGGCTTAGATGACGCGGTGATGGTGAAAGACAATCACATTGCGGCGGCTGGGGGAATTGCAGAGGCGATCGCCCTAATTCGCAATTCTATCCCCTATCCGCTGACGATCGAAGTCGAAACCGAAACTCTCGCTGAAGTAGAAACAGCTTTGCAGCACAAAGCCGATATTATCATGTTAGATAATATGTCCTTTGATTTGATGCGGCAGGCAGTGGCAATAATTCGCCAAAAGAGCGATCGGGTAAAAATTGAAGCTTCCGGCAATGTTACTTTAGAAACTATTAGAAGTGTAGCCGAAACCGGAGTAGATTATATTTCTACCAGTGCTCCGATTACGCGATCGACTTGGCTGGATTTGAGCATGAAAATTAATAGTAATACCCGCAGTCCGGCAGGGGTTTAAACCCCTGGCGGTATTTGGGGCCCGATCGATATTTCGGCTGAATTTGATACCAATGGGCAATGCCGTGTCCGACCTTGCTGAGAGTCAACTGTCAACTATTGGTTAGTTATTACCAATAACCAATAACCAATAACCACTAACTACTAACAAATTACTACTTAGAGATAAAATGAACCCAAAAATTCCCGTCAGGCATACAGAGGCTGCGGATTAAGCGGTAAGTATAGTGCAAGTAAGCACCGCTGACACTTGTATCGTAGCCAGTTCGGAACCACTCGCCATAGGGATCGTGGACGAAGAATCCCTCGCTGTCGTAGCCTGATGCAACTATAATGTGACCGAAAGACGTGAAGTATCCGTGGATGACAGCGGGATTTCCGCTGGCCAGCCAATCTTGAACGTCATCAATAGTTGCATTCTCGGTAAAGAAATCTTGAGCGCCGTAATCTCTAACAATCTTTGCTAAATCGTAGGGGTCCCAGCGACTGTAACCTTTGGCGATCGCATATTCGTAAAGTTCGTCTTCATATTGCCCGGTTTGTTGGCGCCGCGGCACCTTCAAAAAGTCCATACACATCGCTAATGAAGTTACATTGCAAGAACCTGTAGGATTGTTCAAGTTATCCATTTGCGATAGATAAGGAATGCCAAGCCTGACAGTTGGGGGATTCGGTTTCGGATAAAACAGAACGCCGTCTTGAGTAATTTGAGCGTGTGGTCCAAAAACATACCAAATCCCTGAATCTTTGAAAGACTCGTTGCGGAGAGCAACTCTGATGTGGCCGCGAGCCGGAGCATAAGCCAGGATCTCAAACTCTTTTCCGGCTGGTATTACTTGTTTTTCCAAGTCCTGAAGTTGAGAAGACGCCAGCGGTTTTGA of Oscillatoria nigro-viridis PCC 7112 contains these proteins:
- the vapB gene encoding type II toxin-antitoxin system VapB family antitoxin, with the translated sequence MIQPVILEKLAELPESLQTEVLHYIEFLIEKQAKNSNQEKPTKRGGLGIWKGKIWMSDDFDEPLEDLKDYM
- the nadC gene encoding carboxylating nicotinate-nucleotide diphosphorylase, yielding MTAILPPWIVLDSLLHNWLLEDIGRGDRTTSALFPANSIQGTAKWIVKEAGVIAGLPIADRTFKLLDSSLSFIPQVPEGKLCDKGEVIAEISGNFDALLTGERVALNLAMRLSGIATLTQKYVDKIADLPVQLVDTRKTTPGLRLLEKYATQIGGACNHRMGLDDAVMVKDNHIAAAGGIAEAIALIRNSIPYPLTIEVETETLAEVETALQHKADIIMLDNMSFDLMRQAVAIIRQKSDRVKIEASGNVTLETIRSVAETGVDYISTSAPITRSTWLDLSMKINSNTRSPAGV
- a CDS encoding C39 family peptidase; the encoded protein is MKLQNFLNSKIRYDAKAIAADDELSGQIQSRLIDLGLLKPPVDGIFGPLSTATLHRFQTLMKCGEAGFLGAVTAKKLIETKPEEIPTHPLILKTLRDTIFKSKPLASSQLQDLEKQVIPAGKEFEILAYAPARGHIRVALRNESFKDSGIWYVFGPHAQITQDGVLFYPKPNPPTVRLGIPYLSQMDNLNNPTGSCNVTSLAMCMDFLKVPRRQQTGQYEDELYEYAIAKGYSRWDPYDLAKIVRDYGAQDFFTENATIDDVQDWLASGNPAVIHGYFTSFGHIIVASGYDSEGFFVHDPYGEWFRTGYDTSVSGAYLHYTYRLIRSLCMPDGNFWVHFISK